Part of the Rhodothermales bacterium genome is shown below.
CCGGTCGCAGTATTCGGCCTCGTCCATGTAATGCGTGGTGGCGAAGACGGTGACGCCGGCGGCGGCGGCCTCGTAAATCATATCCCAGAACTGCCGGCGGGTGATCGGGTCCACGCCGCCCGTCGGCTCGTCCAGGAAAACCACTTTGGGATCATGGAGGATGGCCACCGAAAACGCCAGCTTCTGACGCCAGCCCAGCGGCAGCGCCCGGATGAGCGTATGACCGGCTTCGGTGAGATCCAGTTTGCGGAGTAAAGCCTCGGTTTTGTCTCGGATGGCGGCGTTCGAGAGACCGTAGATGCCTCCGTAGAAGCGGATGTTTTCGCGCACGGTGAGGTCCTCGTAGAGCGAAAACTTCTGGCTCATGTACCCGATCCGGCGCTTCACCTGCTCGGGTTGGGCGCCGACATCGAAGCCGGCGACGGTGGCGTGCCCGGACGATGGCGCGAGCAACCCTGTGAGCATCTTCATACACGTCGTCTTGCCGGCGCCGTTGGCGCCCAGGAACCCGAAGATCTCCCCGGCCTCGACAGAGAAGGAGACGTGGTCTACCGCCGTAAAATCGCCAAACGTGCGGGTGAGCTGGTCGACATCGATCATGGCCATCAGGTCACCTCCCGGTGTTCGTCCATCAGCGCCATGAAGACATCCTCGATGCCGGCGGCGATGGGTGCAACATGGGCCTCGCCCACACCGTGGTCGGCCAGATAGGCCAGCAAGTCGGCCGGGCGGGCGTCGGGCCGGGTGTCGGTGTAGTGCAGGGATTCGCCGAACGCGTAGACCGAGTACGCATGGGGGTAGGCGCGCAGCGTCTGCATCAACCGGAAGCGCTCGGGCGCGCGGATAGCGAAGAGGCGGCGCGTGAACCGGCTCGAGAGCGCCGCCGGCGCGTCGATGCCCAGCACGTGACCGCCCTGCATGAGCGCGACGCGGTCGCACAGGCCCGCCTCGTCCATGTATGGGGTGGATACCACGATAGTGATGCCGCTGCGTTTGAG
Proteins encoded:
- a CDS encoding ABC transporter ATP-binding protein; amino-acid sequence: MAMIDVDQLTRTFGDFTAVDHVSFSVEAGEIFGFLGANGAGKTTCMKMLTGLLAPSSGHATVAGFDVGAQPEQVKRRIGYMSQKFSLYEDLTVRENIRFYGGIYGLSNAAIRDKTEALLRKLDLTEAGHTLIRALPLGWRQKLAFSVAILHDPKVVFLDEPTGGVDPITRRQFWDMIYEAAAAGVTVFATTHYMDEAEYCDR